In Pyrus communis chromosome 1, drPyrComm1.1, whole genome shotgun sequence, the following are encoded in one genomic region:
- the LOC137729750 gene encoding flowering-promoting factor 1, with product MSGVWVFKNNGVIRLVENPQAETSSRRKALVHLPSGQVVSSYSMLEQILTGLGWERYYEGDPDLFQFHKRSSIDLISLPRDFSKFNSVYMYDIVIKNPNVFHVRDV from the coding sequence atgtcTGGGGTTTGGGTTTTCAAGAATAATGGGGTGATTCGCCTTGTGGAAAATCCGCAGGCCGAGACATCTTCGAGGAGGAAGGCTTTGGTGCACTTGCCGAGTGGGCAGGTGGTGTCGTCCTACTCGATGCTCGAGCAAATATTGACGGGGTTAGGCTGGGAGAGGTACTATGAAGGTGATCCCGATCTCTTCCAATTCCACAAGCGATCTTCGATCGATCTAATCTCTCTCCCCAGGGACTTCTCCAAGTTCAACTCTGTTTACATGTATGATATTGTCATTAAAAACCCCAACGTCTTCCACGTTCGGGACGTGTAG